From Salvia splendens isolate huo1 chromosome 3, SspV2, whole genome shotgun sequence, a single genomic window includes:
- the LOC121796612 gene encoding E3 ubiquitin-protein ligase RNF168-like, which yields MVAEANSSRSPGISGNPSKKRQEIAENGQKEESLFSPGFRSVAAMAGWDEEALLVASLIVEDNPDPQFKQKKRTDLQSLKTPQTNSRRLYLHVLLSYAFKFDETAIAEVEKHIKADEEVDAKSSDVSSSTPLIPCLDRLREELSCAICLEICYEPSTTPCGHSFCKKCLSSAADRCGRKCPKCRQIISTGKYSKVNTVLWNTVQLLFPQEVEARKAADESATEALEQPSQSRTRSQHTRQSRGVVELRSLESSNNSAERRRNREQRIRNRAQSSRGDVARTELPGQDRDAALALRLQREEFMEAFTGPDDRRRGSLAPATARANLRAMASRAINIRMSRGRRD from the exons ATGGTTGCTGAAGCGAATTCGAGCAGAAGCCCCGGAATCTCGGGAAATCCATCCAAAAAACGACAAGAAATCGCAGAAAATGGCCAGAAAGAGGAGAGTTTATTCAGTCCGGGGTTCCGATCAGTCGCCGCGATGGCTGGGTGGGACGAAGAGGCGCTGCTGGTCGCAAGCCTCATCGTCGAAGACAATCCCGATCCACAGTTCAAGCAGAAGAAGAGAACCGACTTGCAAAGTTTGAAAACCCCACAGACAAATTCAAGAAGGTTGTATTTG CATGTTTTGCTAAGTTACGCGTTTAAATTCGAT GAGACAGCCATTGCAGAGGTAGAGAAGCATATTAAGGCAGATGAGGAAGTGGACGCAAAGAGCAGTGATGTTTCCAGCTCTACCCCTTTGATTCCATGCCTTGATCGCCTCCGGGAGGAGCTCTCTTGTGCT ATTTGCCTCGAGATATGTTATGAACCGAGTACCACGCCTTGTGGACACAG TTTCTGTAAGAAATGCCTGAGCTCCGCAGCTGATAGATGCGGGAGGAAGTGCCCCAAATGTAGGCAGATCATTAG CACAGGGAAGTACAGCAAAGTGAACACGGTACTGTGGAACACGGTGCAGCTGCTGTTCCCACAGGAGGTAGAGGCTAGAAAGGCAGCCGATGAATCTGCCACAGAGGCCCTCGAGCAGCCTTCTCAATCGAGAACAAGGAGCCAACATACTAGGCAAAGCAGAGGTGTTGTGGAATTGCGTAGTCTTGAGTCGTCTAACAATTCTGCCGAGAGGAGAAGAAACCGCGAACAACGCATCAGAAACCGGGCTCAGTCGAGCAGAGGGGATGTTGCAAGAACAGAGCTGCCGGGCCAGGACAGGGATGCTGCTTTGGCCCTGAGGCTGCAGAGGGAAGAATTTATGGAGGCTTTCACGGGACCTGATGACCGGAGGAGGGGCTCACTTGCACCTGCAACTGCGAGAGCTAACTTGAGGGCTATGGCCTCGAGGGCCATTAACATTCGGATGAGCAGAGGACGACGAgattaa
- the LOC121793815 gene encoding DNA replication complex GINS protein PSF1-like isoform X2, with protein MRKIQEHEDKLKDKNRSQEEIGTSEDEMSKSQAEKTLIQNALKSDQFGALVHHLSLVRNKRCLMAYVYKRAEVIRSLGWMVDSVLPEEIQEKLSTSEKEYFKNHAATLQSYMAELDLHLTVDMIPPKDPYIKVRVLDDIGEIALSDQVANLARHAIMFLRRTDAEQYITQGQMEELTG; from the exons ATGAG GAAAATACAAGAGCACGAAGATAAATTGAAAGATAAAAATAGATCACAAGAGGAAATCGGAACTTCAGAAGATGAAATGAGTAAATCTCAAGCTGAGAAGACACTAATCCAAAATGCTCTGAAATCTGATCAGTTTGGGGCACTGGTCCATCACCTCTCACTAGTTCGGAATAAGCGCTGTCTCATGGCTTATGT ATATAAAAGAGCAGAAGTCATCAGAAGCTTGGGATGGATGGTCGACAGTGTGCTTCCTGAAGAAATTCAAGAGAAACTCAGTACTTCCGAAAAAGAATATTTCAAAAATCATGCTGCAACTCTACAATCATACATGGCAGAGCTCGATCTTCATCTGACTGTG GATATGATTCCTCCAAAAGATCCCTACATAAAGGTGAGAGTTCTCGATGATATTGGCGAGATTGCACTGAGCGATCAAGTAGCCAACTTAGCGCGCCATGCAATCATGTTCCTGCGAAGAACTGATGCGGAGCAATACATCACTCAG GGCCAAATGGAAGAGCTCACAGGCTGA
- the LOC121796611 gene encoding uncharacterized protein LOC121796611, producing MTAKNVFPRTKTYLQNMIKAGTLGRKEWEGYSNLENFDTTTWIERRRKLIKTVRWIPPDTGWLKLNIKGVWNRAGAGAGGIFRDASSNFVRGFIRKVTATSALDAKLQALSLGLEMGTGRGRKVWIESDSKEVISLIQLNKPGSAHLRHQTTFIRNKLKEVVAKYSHCYNVGNKAAEYAVKLGSPENGQQEYDRDTTLTMIKELVRMDQLNMPNFQFLRH from the coding sequence ATGACAGCAAAAAATGTGTTCCCAAGAACCAAGACTTACTTGCAAAACATGATCAAAGCAGGTACACTGGGAAGGAAGGAGTGGGAAGGATACAGCAATCTAGAGAATTTTGATACAACCACTTGGATCGAGAGGCGAAGAAAGCTCATCAAAACAGTCAGATGGATTCCGCCGGACACGGGCTGGTTAAAGCTCAATATCAAGGGAGTGTGGAACCGGGCAGGCGCAGGGGCGGGAGGAATTTTCCGAGACGCTAGCAGCAACTTTGTCCGAGGCTTTATTCGGAAAGTGACAGCCACGTCAGCTCTTGATGCGAAGCTGCAAGCACTTTCCCTCGGCCTTGAGATGGGTACAGGTAGGGGTAGAAAAGTGTGGATTGAATCGGACTCTAAAGAAGTGATCTCCTTAATTCAACTCAACAAACCCGGGTCGGCACATCTACGACATCAAACAACGTTCATCCGAAACAAATTGAAGGAGGTTGTTGCCAAGTATTCCCACTGCTATAACGTCGGAAACAAAGCAGCGGAATATGCAGTGAAGCTAGGGAGTCCCGAGAATGGCCAACAGGAATATGACCGTGACACAACCCTGACGATGATCAAAGAGTTGGTAAGAATGGATCAACTCAACATGCCGAATTTCCAATTCCTAAGGCACTAG
- the LOC121793815 gene encoding DNA replication complex GINS protein PSF1-like isoform X1 — protein sequence MYGRKASELVKEFASVEHGQIFTFNNDLFAQVLEECDGHLLHLQPLMRKIQEHEDKLKDKNRSQEEIGTSEDEMSKSQAEKTLIQNALKSDQFGALVHHLSLVRNKRCLMAYVYKRAEVIRSLGWMVDSVLPEEIQEKLSTSEKEYFKNHAATLQSYMAELDLHLTVDMIPPKDPYIKVRVLDDIGEIALSDQVANLARHAIMFLRRTDAEQYITQGQMEELTG from the exons ATGTACGGGAGAAAAGCAAGTGAGTTAGTGAAGGAATTTGCTAGTGTTGAACATGGGCAGATTTTTACTTTTAAT AATGACCTTTTCGCTCAAGTGCTGGAAGAATGTGACGGACATCTCCTTCACCTTCAGCCTTTAATGAG GAAAATACAAGAGCACGAAGATAAATTGAAAGATAAAAATAGATCACAAGAGGAAATCGGAACTTCAGAAGATGAAATGAGTAAATCTCAAGCTGAGAAGACACTAATCCAAAATGCTCTGAAATCTGATCAGTTTGGGGCACTGGTCCATCACCTCTCACTAGTTCGGAATAAGCGCTGTCTCATGGCTTATGT ATATAAAAGAGCAGAAGTCATCAGAAGCTTGGGATGGATGGTCGACAGTGTGCTTCCTGAAGAAATTCAAGAGAAACTCAGTACTTCCGAAAAAGAATATTTCAAAAATCATGCTGCAACTCTACAATCATACATGGCAGAGCTCGATCTTCATCTGACTGTG GATATGATTCCTCCAAAAGATCCCTACATAAAGGTGAGAGTTCTCGATGATATTGGCGAGATTGCACTGAGCGATCAAGTAGCCAACTTAGCGCGCCATGCAATCATGTTCCTGCGAAGAACTGATGCGGAGCAATACATCACTCAG GGCCAAATGGAAGAGCTCACAGGCTGA
- the LOC121793793 gene encoding uncharacterized protein At1g15400-like, with product MAGLQRSAVSFRRQGSSGFVWDDKFLSGELNKLADQQKEEYKNKRSQNLKSGDKSATASAAENSSVSGGIAIERSRSSGRRADRAGRAPPPLEPPSPRVSACGLCGAFGKTRRRPPKVAKRVM from the coding sequence ATGGCAGGGTTGCAGAGATCAGCAGTATCATTCAGGAGACAAGGATCCTCGGGATTCGTATGGGACGACAAATTCCTCTCTGGAGAGCTGAACAAGCTAGCCGACCAACAAAAGGAAGAATACAAAAACAAGAGATCTCAAAACCTCAAGTCGGGCGACAAATCAGCCACTGCATCCGCCGCCGAGAATTCCTCTGTAAGCGGAGGAATCGCAATCGAGAGGAGCCGATCCAGCGGCAGACGCGCCGACCGCGCGGGGAGAGCTCCGCCGCCGCTCGAGCCGCCGTCCCCTAGGGTTTCCGCCTGCGGACTCTGCGGCGCCTTCGGCAAGACGCGCCGCCGGCCGCCCAAGGTTGCCAAGCGCGTGATGTGA